In the genome of Fulvivirga maritima, one region contains:
- a CDS encoding response regulator, which produces MSENEKKYISVMLIDDNEIDNLINQKMIEAADISKYIYTHTGAKSAIEFLKNIEKVEEISANVLPDVIFLDIDMPLMDGFQFLDEFEKLSEETRNKCKIVMLTSSINPQDVNKSKKYSYVKQYINKPLSQENLEKLNI; this is translated from the coding sequence ATGTCTGAGAACGAAAAAAAATACATTTCAGTAATGTTAATCGACGATAATGAGATAGATAATCTCATTAATCAAAAGATGATTGAGGCAGCAGATATTTCTAAATATATTTATACTCACACTGGTGCCAAAAGTGCAATTGAATTTTTAAAAAACATTGAAAAGGTAGAGGAGATCTCTGCCAATGTACTACCTGATGTGATCTTTCTGGATATCGACATGCCCCTTATGGATGGTTTCCAATTCTTAGATGAGTTCGAAAAACTTTCAGAAGAAACCAGAAACAAATGTAAAATTGTGATGCTCACCTCCTCTATTAACCCTCAGGATGTGAATAAATCCAAAAAGTACAGCTACGTAAAACAATACATCAACAAGCCATTATCTCAGGAAAACCTTGAGAAACTAAATATTTAG
- a CDS encoding C40 family peptidase, with product MQQNRIVIWLALIIFLASCASARKAKVRQDKIQTVIKTAKSFMGTPYKWGGTTRGGMDCSGLLYNSYSSIGFNMPRTSAMQSQLGKKVSKNKIEAGDLVFFATGKKRRKITHVGLVTYSRGGTVRFIHSSSSLGVVESDMDTKYYKKRFITARRPF from the coding sequence ATGCAGCAAAACCGCATCGTTATTTGGTTGGCCTTGATCATTTTTCTTGCTTCCTGTGCATCGGCCAGAAAGGCTAAAGTTAGGCAGGATAAAATTCAGACTGTTATTAAAACTGCAAAAAGTTTTATGGGTACTCCTTATAAATGGGGAGGAACTACCAGAGGGGGAATGGATTGTTCAGGACTACTTTATAATAGTTATTCATCTATTGGGTTTAATATGCCCAGAACCTCAGCTATGCAAAGTCAGCTTGGCAAGAAGGTAAGTAAAAACAAAATTGAAGCTGGGGATCTGGTTTTCTTTGCTACCGGCAAAAAGAGAAGGAAAATAACACATGTGGGTTTGGTGACTTACTCCAGAGGCGGTACCGTGCGTTTTATCCATAGCTCATCCTCTCTGGGAGTGGTAGAAAGTGATATGGATACAAAATATTACAAAAAAAGATTTATTACTGCCAGAAGGCCTTTTTAG
- a CDS encoding FAD-binding and (Fe-S)-binding domain-containing protein, producing MDTKIDFTALKAQFEGEFYTDDTMRTLYATDASAYREFPLAVAIPKHKKDIKALITFAHKTQIPLIPRTAGTSLAGQVVGAGIVVDVSKNFTKILEVNEEERWVRVEPGVIRDELNMHLKPFGLYFGPETSTANRAMIGGMIGNNSCGSNSIVYGSTRDHLISVKSFLSDGSEVEFGSLSKEAFELKTAQIDLEGKLYKHVKTTLSDPLIRKQIEDNFPKKSIHRRNTGYAIDLLKDLAPFAENGEDFNFCKLIAGSEGTLTFVTEAKLALQPLPKAHQGLLCVHFESVYEALKANLTALKYEPTASELMDNYILECTKENVNQRQNRFFVEGDPQAILVVELREDSEEEMQKKVLALTEELKAEGLGYHFPLVTGEDTKKVWTLRKAGLGLLSNLPGDAKPAPVIEDTAVDVNDLPDYINDFNEVLTKHNLFCVHYAHAGSGELHLRPILNLKTAEGHELFRTILDEIAKLVKKYKGSLSGEHGDGRLRGEFIPFMIGDANYQLLKELKAVWDPNHVLNPGKIVDTPAMNTMLRYEAGQETRQFNTTLNFDQFKGYLRAAEQCNGSGDCRKTHLSGGTMCPSYMATKSEKDTTRARANILREVLTHSKKENPFDSEEIKDVMDLCLSCKGCKSECPSNVDVGKLKTEFLHQYYKSNGVPFRTKLISNFSALNKLASIAPGIYNFTFTNSITAPIAKSMTGFAKGRSMPLLHKKYTLKKWFDKKFTPTGNRNNGSVYLFMDEFTNYNDVDLGIKTIQLLDKLGYEIKTVEHEESGRTYLSKGLLDEAKVVAQKNYDIFKDIITSEVPLIGIEPSAILSFRDEYPDLVNPAERKQAQQLAKNTLIIDEFLDQQMAAGKIKADLFTDEPRLIKLHGHCHQKALSSLVPTKKILSLPKNYQVQLIPSGCCGMAGSFGYEKEHFDISMKIGELVLFPTVRKQKEDVIIAANGTSCRHQIKDGTKRKAMHTVEILYEALI from the coding sequence TTGGATACGAAGATAGATTTTACAGCATTAAAAGCTCAATTTGAAGGTGAATTTTATACTGATGATACCATGCGAACCTTATACGCAACGGATGCATCAGCTTACCGCGAATTTCCTTTGGCAGTAGCCATACCTAAGCATAAAAAAGATATTAAAGCGCTCATTACTTTTGCGCATAAAACCCAAATACCGCTTATACCGCGTACGGCAGGTACTTCGCTTGCTGGTCAGGTAGTAGGTGCAGGCATAGTGGTAGATGTATCTAAAAACTTCACCAAAATACTAGAAGTAAATGAGGAAGAAAGGTGGGTAAGAGTAGAACCAGGTGTCATAAGAGATGAGCTAAACATGCACCTGAAACCTTTTGGACTGTATTTTGGTCCGGAAACGTCCACTGCAAACCGAGCTATGATCGGTGGAATGATAGGCAACAACTCTTGCGGCTCTAACTCCATAGTGTATGGCAGCACCAGAGATCACCTTATTTCTGTTAAAAGCTTCCTATCTGATGGCTCAGAAGTAGAATTCGGCTCTCTTAGTAAAGAGGCCTTTGAGTTAAAAACAGCTCAGATAGATCTAGAGGGCAAACTTTATAAACATGTAAAAACAACCCTTTCTGATCCTCTTATTAGAAAGCAGATAGAAGATAACTTCCCTAAAAAATCTATTCATAGAAGAAATACAGGCTATGCTATTGATCTACTTAAAGACCTGGCTCCCTTTGCTGAAAATGGTGAAGACTTTAACTTCTGTAAACTGATAGCTGGCTCTGAAGGCACCCTAACCTTTGTTACAGAAGCCAAATTGGCGCTTCAGCCCTTACCAAAAGCGCATCAAGGCCTGCTATGTGTTCACTTTGAGTCTGTATACGAGGCTTTAAAAGCTAACCTTACCGCTCTAAAATATGAGCCCACAGCTAGTGAGCTGATGGATAACTATATATTAGAGTGTACTAAAGAAAATGTAAACCAAAGACAAAATCGGTTCTTTGTAGAAGGAGATCCTCAAGCCATTCTGGTGGTAGAGCTCAGAGAAGATAGCGAAGAGGAGATGCAAAAAAAGGTACTGGCGCTAACTGAGGAGTTAAAAGCTGAGGGGCTAGGCTATCATTTTCCGCTAGTGACCGGAGAAGACACCAAAAAAGTTTGGACGCTGCGTAAAGCAGGCTTAGGGCTTTTAAGCAACCTGCCGGGTGACGCTAAACCCGCACCTGTTATAGAAGATACAGCGGTAGATGTAAATGACTTACCAGATTACATCAACGATTTTAACGAAGTACTCACTAAGCACAACTTGTTTTGCGTTCATTATGCGCATGCAGGATCAGGAGAGTTACACTTAAGGCCTATTTTAAACCTGAAAACAGCTGAAGGGCATGAGCTTTTCAGAACTATTCTGGATGAAATAGCCAAATTGGTAAAAAAATATAAAGGTTCTTTAAGCGGAGAGCACGGGGATGGTAGACTGAGGGGAGAATTTATTCCTTTTATGATCGGTGATGCCAACTACCAGCTCCTCAAAGAGCTTAAAGCAGTATGGGATCCTAATCATGTCTTAAACCCAGGCAAAATAGTAGATACTCCTGCCATGAATACCATGCTACGGTATGAAGCAGGTCAGGAGACCAGGCAGTTCAATACTACCTTAAACTTTGACCAGTTTAAAGGCTACCTGCGAGCTGCTGAGCAGTGTAATGGTTCTGGTGACTGTAGGAAAACACATCTCTCTGGAGGAACCATGTGCCCGTCTTACATGGCCACTAAAAGTGAGAAAGACACTACCAGAGCACGAGCTAACATATTAAGAGAGGTGCTCACTCATTCTAAAAAGGAGAATCCATTTGATAGTGAAGAGATAAAAGATGTAATGGACCTCTGTCTTTCTTGCAAAGGCTGTAAATCAGAATGCCCCTCTAATGTAGATGTGGGTAAGCTTAAAACAGAATTTCTACATCAATATTATAAGTCAAATGGAGTGCCTTTCCGCACCAAGCTGATATCCAATTTCTCTGCTTTAAATAAATTGGCCTCTATTGCACCAGGTATTTATAATTTCACCTTCACCAATAGCATCACCGCCCCTATCGCCAAGTCCATGACAGGCTTTGCGAAAGGAAGAAGCATGCCTCTATTGCATAAAAAGTATACGCTCAAAAAATGGTTCGATAAAAAATTCACCCCTACAGGCAATAGAAATAATGGATCTGTTTACCTGTTTATGGATGAGTTCACCAACTATAATGACGTAGACCTGGGTATAAAAACAATTCAGCTTTTGGATAAACTGGGTTATGAAATAAAAACCGTAGAACACGAAGAAAGCGGCAGAACTTATCTTTCAAAAGGGCTTTTAGATGAAGCTAAAGTGGTAGCTCAAAAGAACTACGATATATTTAAAGATATCATTACTTCAGAGGTTCCGCTTATAGGTATAGAACCATCGGCCATACTGTCTTTTAGAGATGAGTACCCCGATTTAGTTAATCCTGCTGAGCGCAAACAAGCCCAGCAGCTGGCCAAGAACACATTAATAATTGATGAGTTTCTTGATCAGCAAATGGCCGCAGGTAAAATAAAAGCTGACCTATTCACTGATGAGCCAAGGTTAATAAAACTTCATGGACATTGTCATCAAAAAGCTTTATCATCTCTGGTGCCAACTAAAAAAATATTATCATTACCTAAAAATTATCAGGTACAATTAATTCCTTCTGGCTGTTGTGGTATGGCTGGTAGTTTTGGCTACGAAAAGGAACACTTTGATATTTCTATGAAAATAGGCGAATTAGTACTTTTCCCTACGGTAAGAAAACAAAAGGAAGATGTGATCATAGCGGCTAATGGAACCAGTTGTAGACATCAAATAAAAGACGGCACCAAAAGAAAAGCTATGCACACGGTTGAAATTCTTTATGAAGCATTGATTTAG